DNA from Desulfobacterales bacterium:
AGCGCGACTTTCTCGTTGGTGCTGTATTCAAAATACAGATCGGTCTCTCTGGATATCTGAAAAAAATTCAGCGTAATTTCTGATGAGGGCGTCCCCGGATAGGTTGTGGACACACCTACCCCTGCTTCAACAGCACCCCTTGCAATGGCCTCGTTACCCAACAGCAGCATCTTCTGCCCCGATTTATCGGTCAGCAACCTATGCATAATTTTTTCCTTGAATTTTCTGACATTTTAAAATCAATATGGTAAAAGTTTAAACGTTTAGTTAATATATCAACACGGTTTTTTGTGTAAAGGATTTTCTGACCCCTTTGGCGGATAAAACACACCGCAGGGGGGATACGAATACAATGGCAACGGGTTCTTAACAAGGCCGCACAATTTACCCGGGCGCAGCCAATCAGCTTGCCGGACCCAATCAAAAAGTCTTTACAAAGGCCATTTCATGCTTTATATGATAACCTGATTTTAGATGACTACAAAAACATATTTTTTCAGTATACCTATAGCGGGTTGGGCTCTCAAACGCCCCGGAAGTACTTTCTGAGATTCGGCAGTGTTTCGGGCTTACGTCTTAACAGCAAGGGCCTGGACGAAGATTCGATATTTTTTTCTGGAATAAGGGAAACGGGATATTCACCCCGTGTTGCCCTGCGCCTCCGGGAAAACCGGCTGTTTTCAGAAGCAATTGAACCAATTGCGGTATATCGGATCGACATTTATTCTAAGTGAAGAGACCATGAAAAATCCTGTTTCTCTTGTTATTGCCACAACCAATAAGGGCAAGACAGAAGAAATTAAAAACCTGTTGGCTGACTTTCCAATAACCGTCAAGAGTCTGGAAGATTTTCCTCCGATGCCGGCGGTGATTGAAGACGGACAAACATTTGAGATAAATGCCTGTAAAAAGGCCGTTTTTATTTCAAATATCCTGAGACTTCCTGCCCTGGCCGATGATTCAGGCCTGGTAGTAGAATCTCTGAGGGGATCGCCCGGTATTCATTCAGCTCGCTATGCCGGCGAAAATGCAACCGACGAGCAACGCTATACAAAGCTTCTGGATGATATGCAAGGCGAAACCCATCGCAAGGCCGCCTTTCGATGTGTTATCGCGATTGCCGTGCCCAACGGCAAATGTCTGACATATTCTGCAGACTGCGAAGGGTCAATCACACGGTATCCATCCGGCGCCAACGGTTTCGGATATGACCCGGTTTTTTATTATCCACCGCTCAACAAAACATTTGCCGAATTATCCCGGGAAGAAAAAAATTCCGTCAGCCATCGGGGAAAAGCCTTACAAAAGGTTAAGGAAGATTTCCGGAACGTGCTGGCATGGATCAGCCGGGACACGTCTTCGTCATCAACAGAAACCAGACAAAATGAACCCCATGCTTGAAGATTTAATTCGAAAAACCCGAAGTTGCCGACGGTTTTATCAACATCATATGGTGTCTCATGACACCTTAACCGCTCTGGTCAACCTGGCGCGACTCTCAGCATCCGCATCGAATCTGCAGCCGATAAAATACATTCTCTCCTGTTCCGAACGCGTCAATGCCGACATATTTTCCTGTCTCGGATGGGCGGGGTATCTGCCGGACTGGCCGGGTCCGGCAGAAGGCGAGAGGCCTGCCGCGTATATCATCATGCTTCATGACACCACGATCAGTTCCGAGCCCGGATGTGACCATGGAATTGCAGCGCAAAGCATGATGCTGGGTGCCAGGGAAACCGGCCTGGGAAGCTGCATGATTGGGTCCATCGACAGAAACCGCCTCAGAGACATACTGGACATACCGCCCCATCTGAATATTCCGGCTGTCATCGCACTGGGCAAACCCAAAGAAACCATCGTTCTTGAAACAATCGGTACTGAAGAAAGCATCCGGTACTGGCGTGATGATCAGGGGATTCACCATGTCCCTAAACGGAAGTTAAATGATATCATTCTGAACCGGTTATAGACCCGGTCCATTCAGAAGCCGCGCGATCGACTGCCGGAATTGACGGCAGATTTTTTTATCTGTACGCTCAAGTAACGAACGCCTGAAACGTCAGATTTTGAAAGATAAAATTAAAATTTCTCCGGATTCAACGCGACGCAATCAGCCAGCATTTAACGTTGCTGTCAAATTTGAATCCCGTCAATGTTCGGTTGACGAGACCGGTGTATCCGTACCTTATTTCTCAGATACGCTGATACACGATCTCCAGCACCCGTTTCAATCATTTTTTAACCACAAAGGAATTTAAGGTGAAAGCAATGGATTTTAAAGTTTCGCTTCATCAGATCATTGAACAGCACAATCAGGTTCAAATCAACCCTCAGCGTGAGGAAGCGATCCTGAAGGCTGTGGAGCACAAAGAAGCACTGATTTCGGCGAACGGATGCCTGAGTACATGGACCCCGCCCGCCTCTACCGGAAGATCTCCCCGAGACACCATGATCGTTCGCCATCCGGGAACAGAAAATCGTATTGACTGGGATTCCCCCAATAATATCCCGTGTGATCCCGAAACGTTTGAAATGCTCTGGAATGACGCGCTTGATGTTCTGAAAGCCAAAGAACGCATTTTCATCACGGACCGGGTGATCGGAGCCGATTCGGCCTATGCCCTTCCCGTCCGGACCGTTTCCGATCAGGCAACCACCGCATTGTTTACGCTCAATATGTTTCGTCCGGTCCAGGACGATATCGCCGCCAGCATTTTTGCCGATAAAGGATTCACATTGCTGGTCCTGCCGTACGACAAGGTGGATGCCGGCCGCTACGCCGGCCGTCTCAGAAAACTGCCCGACGGCAGCACTACCAACATGGCCATCGTCATGGATTTTGACAACCGCATCGGTCTGGTATACGGGTCGGCCTATGGCGGCAGTGTCAAAAAGCTCATGTTTACCGTCATGAATTATTACCTGCCGTTTGAAGGCATCCTCCCGATTCACTGCTCAGCAAATGAAAACGAAAATCAGGAACTTTCTTTGTTCCTTGGACTGTCAGGCACAGGCAAAACCACATTGTCGGCGGATGCCAGCCGCGCCCTGCTGGGCGATGATGAACACGGCTGGAGCAGCAACGGCATCTCAAATTTTGAGAATGGCTGTTATGCAAAACTGATCAATCTGGATCCGGAAAAAGAGCCTGAAATCCACCATGCCGTATTTCACAAAGACAATTATTTAAAGCATGGCGCTATTGTGGAAAACGCCATGATGTACCCGAACGGAACGTTCGATCTGTTTGACGACCGGCTTACGCCCAACAGCCGTGCCTCATATCCGCTGACATTTCTGAGCAACATCAAGCCCTCATCCACCGGCGCCCATCCGAAAACCATCGTATTTCTGACGGCAGATGCAAACGGCGTCATCCCCCCGGTTTCACGCCTGAACCCCGAGCAGGCCATGCTGTGGTTTCTGATGGGATATACCAGCAAACTGGCCGGCACCGAAACCGGCATCATCGATCCGGTCTCCACATTCTCCCGTTTTTTTGGTCAGCCCTTCATGCCGTGTATCCCCAACATGTATTCGGATCTGCTCGGAAATAAAATGAAAGAGCATAACACGCAGGTATACCTGATCAATACCGGATGGAGCGGTGGCCCGTACGGCATCGGAAAACGCATTGACATCACGGTTACCAGAAAAATGGTGAATGCGGCACTTGACGGACAGCTTGAGAATGTTGAATACACCAGTAACCAGCAGTTTCATCTCGACGTGCCGAAAACCTGCCCGGGAGTTCCATCGGAAATATTAAATCCGGAAAACACCTGGAAAGATAAAGCCGCCTATCAGGAAAGAGCCTCAAAACTGGCAGTAGAATTCAGTCAACATTTCGATAAAGCATACGGAAACAAGCATCTCGATGAAGCCGTCAAACGCCAGTGCCCGGGAAAATGATTCCGCATCTTTAACTCCGCGTTCCGCTGAATCGCACGCTGATTCCACCCCTCCTGGATCCATCATCAAGGTCATCTGCAGCCGACGAATGCTGGTGACCTTTTTGATGGGGTTTTCCTGCGGCCTTCCGCTCCTGCTGACCATCAGCCTGCTTCAGGCATGGATGAAGGAAGAGGGGGTGGATCTGGCTGTCATCGGAATGATGTCTCTCGCAGGCCTGCCCTATACGGTAAAATTTCTATGGGCGCCGGTGATGGATCGGTACACCCTGCCTTTTCTGGGCAGGCGGAGAGGATGGCTTCTGATCGTCCAGACTGCTTTGATGGTGTCCATTGCCGGCCTGGGAATGACCCATCCGGGCCGCTCCCCCTGGCTGGTGGCCTTCGCCGCATTTATAGTAACATTTTTCAGCGCCTCTCAGGATATCGTGGTCGATGCGTACCGGAGAGAAGATCTGCCCGATGAACAGCTGGGTTTAGGATCATCCTTTTATATCAATGGCTATCGCATCGGAATGCTGGTTGCCTCCGGCGGCGGTCTGATCATAGCCGATTATATTCCCTTTAAAGCCGTCTACCTGATCATGGCCGCATGCATGCTTCCCGGAATGATCACCACCCTGCTGACTCCGGAACCGGCCATGGATCAAGCCCCGCCGGGCACACTGGCAAAAGCGGTTTTTGAACCCCTAACCGAGTATTTTGCCCGTCCGGAAGCCGTCACGATACTGGTCTTCATTCTGTGTTACAAAATCGGGGACACCATGGCCAGTGCCATGACCACCCCGTTTTATCTGGATATCGGCTTTTCCAAAGCCCAGATCGGTTCGGTCGTCAAGCTCTTTGGATTCTGGGCGACCATCGCAGGTGGATTTCTGGGCGGAGTCTTCATGCTCCGAATGGGAATTACCCGGGGCCTGTGGGCATTTGGATTTCTCCAGGCCATTTCTACCGCCGGCTTTGCCATATTGTCCCAGATCGGCTATAATATGTTTGCCTTATCTGCCGTGATCGCCTTTGAAAACCTGACCAGCGGAATGGGCACCGCCGCTTATGCGGCATTTATGGCCAGCATTACCAATAAAAAATTCACCGCCACTCAATATGCGCTGCTCTCAAGCCTTATGGGAATTCCCAGAGTCGTTGCATCCGCGCCCACCGGATTCCTGGCAAAAACATTCGGGTGGACCGCCTTTTTCATATGCTGTACCCTGATCGCCATCCCGGGGATGCTTCTGCTGATCAAAATCGCTCCCTGGAATCCCTGCGCATCAGACGATCACTGAGGGCCTCGGCCCTCATACCCGAAAAACAGCCCGGCCCCCGCTGATTATCAATCCGGACCCGGCCTGAAATAATTTCAGGCATTACAATATATATTGCATCATACACGGAGAAAGCACACCATGACCGACACGATTAAAAAAGCACCTTCTGCTGACAAGGCCGTCCGGCTATATCGGCAGCGAAAAGAAATTTTGAAGCTGTCTTCCGAAAAAGCCCTTGACAGTATCCTGAGCTGCGCCAATCCGACAGAACTTATCCGGTCGTTTCCGGAACAGGATTTTTATTTCATGATCCATGATATCGGTCTTGAGGACTGTCTTCCCCTGTTGTCCCTGGCATCCGATCAGCAGTGGGAATTCATTGTGGATATCGAAGCGTGGCAAAGAGACAAAATGGAAATAAAATCCCTGTCCAAATGGCTGAACCAACTTCTGCACGCGGATTCGAAACGATTTATCAAATGGTTTCTGGCGGAAAAGACAGAATTCATCGAGCTGTATCTGCTGAAAAACATTCACGTCATCATCAGAGAACATGATCAGGACCCATCGGATTTCGATGACGACTATATCACACTGGACGGTACCTATTATATTAAGGTTCAAGATGCAGAATTTGATTCTGACATGGATAAGGAAGCTGAAGAATCCCGGCAATCTTTCCTGAAACACTTTATTGAACAGCTTGCCGCTTATGACCATGTCACCTATCAGAATGTGCTGACTGAATTTGCAAGTGTGCTCTCGGCAGAAGCCGAAGAAGAATCCTACCGGTTCAGAAATATCCGACTGGCTGAAAAAGGGTTTCTTCCCTTTGAAGAAGCTATAGGCGTATACCAGCCGGTATCGCCAGCCGAAGTGGGAACGATGGGGAAAAAATTATTATCCCATCCCCGGCAGGACTATCGCAGTGCCGTGGCACAGTATCCGGCAAATCTGCTCAACCGGGACAATCTGTTTACAACCGCCCTGTCATGCATTGACAACGAAGATATCCTCATTCAGCTTCAGTCGGAATTTGCCGGACTGTGCAATCAGATCATTTCCGCGGACCTGCGCCCGATCCGCTATCGCGAACAATTAAGCGCCATCGTCAAAAAAGCCGGCGGATATATCAGCATCGGGCTTGAGCAGTTGACCGGACAGCCCGGGACACCAGACACCTCCCGGATCGCATCGCTCATCAGAACCTGGCCGCTGATTCAGATTTTCAGAATCGGCTATGGCGCCGCCCTGAAACTAAAATGGAAGACGGAGCGGTGGCGAAAAGGATGCTGGTTCCTGAAACAGGGACTGCCCATCGCCTTCTGGGGAGAAGAGTGGATGGGGGTCCTCGGCGGGCTGTTTGTAAAAAAGCCCCTCTACTTTGACAACTACCGGACAGGGACTGTTTACAGAGAATTTTCTTCGACAGCGGATATCGCCGCCACCGAACAGATACTGAACCATATCATCGCCTTTGACGAGCTGTTTTCGAAAATGCCCGTACTGAATCATCATCCCGCCCACAAAGGATTTTTAACATTCAAATCGCTGCTGCTGACCATCTGGGCCCGATCCGAGGAAGGTCTTTCCGAAGAACTTGCCCCGATTCCGTTTGATACGTTCAAACGGTTTTACAGCCGGTTGTTCACCGGAAAGGCAAATTCTGATGCCGCAGAAACCCGCCGGACCAGCCTCCGGATAAAAGAATCCCTTCTGCACTGGCTGTCGGATAAAACCGGGTTGACGATCGATGAGATCAGCGAAAAGGTCGGCCCGATACTTGAAACGCTTTTCGATGAAATTGAAACGGAATACGGACGGGTATCTGAAAAAGATCTGGACGCCCGTTACAGCAGCATGTTTCTTGTAAAAAAATAACAAAACCACAATCCTGCGCGCCTGGTCATCTTCAGGGAGCCCGACTGTCGGTCTCCCTGCATGAGCATATCCCAACACTTACACTTTTCTTGGTACCTGTCCGGTGAAGACTGAATTAAAAAAACAGGGGGGACATCCTATACCCTTCAATTTTTTGTAATATCGCCAAAATTCAATTGACACGCAAAATTAATCTTCATATAGTTTCAACTTAAAAAAATAACGACTTATGACACACTGACATATTTATTATGCAAATTTGTCATGCTGTACCCCGTATCAGAGCCTGCACCGGGGGACGCTATGCGCAACTAATTATGTCCTTGTGTATAAGCAGATTCAAGCACATGGTCACATACGATGTTTGATCATAATTCAGGAAATCCCGCAATGTCCAAAAGACGCTCATTATGAATTTCAAAAAATGGCTTAACAAATTCTCCCTTGAAAAACAGGGGCTCTACTATAAGCTCTCAGTTATATTCGGCCTTTTCTTTCTGCCGCCCATTGCAGGATTCTTGTACTTCGCCGTAAAGT
Protein-coding regions in this window:
- a CDS encoding nitroreductase family protein translates to MNPMLEDLIRKTRSCRRFYQHHMVSHDTLTALVNLARLSASASNLQPIKYILSCSERVNADIFSCLGWAGYLPDWPGPAEGERPAAYIIMLHDTTISSEPGCDHGIAAQSMMLGARETGLGSCMIGSIDRNRLRDILDIPPHLNIPAVIALGKPKETIVLETIGTEESIRYWRDDQGIHHVPKRKLNDIILNRL
- a CDS encoding phosphoenolpyruvate carboxykinase (ATP), whose translation is MDFKVSLHQIIEQHNQVQINPQREEAILKAVEHKEALISANGCLSTWTPPASTGRSPRDTMIVRHPGTENRIDWDSPNNIPCDPETFEMLWNDALDVLKAKERIFITDRVIGADSAYALPVRTVSDQATTALFTLNMFRPVQDDIAASIFADKGFTLLVLPYDKVDAGRYAGRLRKLPDGSTTNMAIVMDFDNRIGLVYGSAYGGSVKKLMFTVMNYYLPFEGILPIHCSANENENQELSLFLGLSGTGKTTLSADASRALLGDDEHGWSSNGISNFENGCYAKLINLDPEKEPEIHHAVFHKDNYLKHGAIVENAMMYPNGTFDLFDDRLTPNSRASYPLTFLSNIKPSSTGAHPKTIVFLTADANGVIPPVSRLNPEQAMLWFLMGYTSKLAGTETGIIDPVSTFSRFFGQPFMPCIPNMYSDLLGNKMKEHNTQVYLINTGWSGGPYGIGKRIDITVTRKMVNAALDGQLENVEYTSNQQFHLDVPKTCPGVPSEILNPENTWKDKAAYQERASKLAVEFSQHFDKAYGNKHLDEAVKRQCPGK
- a CDS encoding DUF6178 family protein, which produces MTDTIKKAPSADKAVRLYRQRKEILKLSSEKALDSILSCANPTELIRSFPEQDFYFMIHDIGLEDCLPLLSLASDQQWEFIVDIEAWQRDKMEIKSLSKWLNQLLHADSKRFIKWFLAEKTEFIELYLLKNIHVIIREHDQDPSDFDDDYITLDGTYYIKVQDAEFDSDMDKEAEESRQSFLKHFIEQLAAYDHVTYQNVLTEFASVLSAEAEEESYRFRNIRLAEKGFLPFEEAIGVYQPVSPAEVGTMGKKLLSHPRQDYRSAVAQYPANLLNRDNLFTTALSCIDNEDILIQLQSEFAGLCNQIISADLRPIRYREQLSAIVKKAGGYISIGLEQLTGQPGTPDTSRIASLIRTWPLIQIFRIGYGAALKLKWKTERWRKGCWFLKQGLPIAFWGEEWMGVLGGLFVKKPLYFDNYRTGTVYREFSSTADIAATEQILNHIIAFDELFSKMPVLNHHPAHKGFLTFKSLLLTIWARSEEGLSEELAPIPFDTFKRFYSRLFTGKANSDAAETRRTSLRIKESLLHWLSDKTGLTIDEISEKVGPILETLFDEIETEYGRVSEKDLDARYSSMFLVKK
- a CDS encoding AmpG family muropeptide MFS transporter, producing MKPSNASARENDSASLTPRSAESHADSTPPGSIIKVICSRRMLVTFLMGFSCGLPLLLTISLLQAWMKEEGVDLAVIGMMSLAGLPYTVKFLWAPVMDRYTLPFLGRRRGWLLIVQTALMVSIAGLGMTHPGRSPWLVAFAAFIVTFFSASQDIVVDAYRREDLPDEQLGLGSSFYINGYRIGMLVASGGGLIIADYIPFKAVYLIMAACMLPGMITTLLTPEPAMDQAPPGTLAKAVFEPLTEYFARPEAVTILVFILCYKIGDTMASAMTTPFYLDIGFSKAQIGSVVKLFGFWATIAGGFLGGVFMLRMGITRGLWAFGFLQAISTAGFAILSQIGYNMFALSAVIAFENLTSGMGTAAYAAFMASITNKKFTATQYALLSSLMGIPRVVASAPTGFLAKTFGWTAFFICCTLIAIPGMLLLIKIAPWNPCASDDH
- a CDS encoding XTP/dITP diphosphatase, which gives rise to MKNPVSLVIATTNKGKTEEIKNLLADFPITVKSLEDFPPMPAVIEDGQTFEINACKKAVFISNILRLPALADDSGLVVESLRGSPGIHSARYAGENATDEQRYTKLLDDMQGETHRKAAFRCVIAIAVPNGKCLTYSADCEGSITRYPSGANGFGYDPVFYYPPLNKTFAELSREEKNSVSHRGKALQKVKEDFRNVLAWISRDTSSSSTETRQNEPHA